Proteins from a genomic interval of Thamnophis elegans isolate rThaEle1 chromosome 2, rThaEle1.pri, whole genome shotgun sequence:
- the LOC116503452 gene encoding HLA class II histocompatibility antigen, DR alpha chain translates to MAGQGNEAGGPLGLARLLLLFLALAELGRAQDIPSTPGEEILSQVAFVQKTRRNTSSSSEFMFEFNDDEIFHVDLEERQTIWRLPEFGRFTSFQAEGAQGNIAVLQSNLEILMKRSNYTPATTPPKLMVYTERTVEMEEPNILICMADNFSPPVLNMTWAKNGQPVTEGVQTMDYYPKKDHAFRRFSYLPFVPNEEDIYSCEVEHWGLQKPLGKIWHANIPQPLQETTETVVCAVGLAIGLVGIVVGTGLMIKSRRMGEASYRRGNL, encoded by the exons ATGGCTGGCCAAGGCAACGAAGCGGGGGGTCCCTTGGGGCTGGCGCGGCTGCTTCTGCTGTTCCTGGCCCTGGCTGAGCTCGGGAGAG ccCAGGACATCCCCTCTACCCCTGGCGAGGAGATCTTGTCCCAGGTGGCCTTCGTCCAGAAAACCCGCCGGAACACCAGCAGCAGCTCCGAGTTCATGTTCGAGTTCAACGACGATGAGATTTTCCACGTAGATCTGGAGGAGAGGCAGACCATCTGGCGGTTGCCCGAGTTCGGCCGCTTCACCAGCTTCCAGGCCGAGGGCGCCCAAGGGAACATCGCTGTCCTGCAGTCCAATTTGGAGATCCTGATGAAGAGATCCAACTACACGCCTGCCACTACC CCTCCAAAATTGATGGTGTACACGGAGAGGACGGTGGAGATGGAGGAGCCCAACATTCTGATCTGCATGGCAGACAACTTCTCTCCGCCGGTGCTGAACATGACCTGGGCGAAGAACGGCCAGCCGGTGACCGAAGGGGTGCAGACCATGGATTACTACCCCAAGAAGGACCACGCCTTCCGTCGGTTCTCCTACCTGCCCTTCGTCCCAAACGAGGAAGACATCTACAGCTGCGAGGTGGAACATTGGGGCCTCCAGAAGCCCCTGGGCAAGATTTGGC ACGCCAATATCCCACAGCCCCTCCAGGAGACGACCGAGACCGTGGTGTGTGCGGTGGGCCTGGCGATAGGCCTTGTGGGCATTGTGGTTGGCACCGGCCTGATGATAAAGAGCCGGAGGATGGGAGAGGCCAGCTATCGCCGAGGAAACCTGTGA